From a single Caldanaerobius fijiensis DSM 17918 genomic region:
- a CDS encoding permease, with translation MGNYILYAVTLILLVISFLKDESKTKNALKKAWKSFENILPEFLGVIMLVGILLAVLNPQVISAVIGAESGWFGVILAALVGAVTLIPGFVAFPTAAMLLQNGAGYMQIGAFVSTLMMVGIVTAPVEIKYFGKKLTIARNVLAFVFSFLVAYIIGKVAGGI, from the coding sequence ATGGGAAATTATATTCTTTATGCTGTTACGCTAATATTGTTAGTAATATCTTTTCTCAAAGATGAGAGCAAAACAAAGAATGCTCTAAAGAAAGCCTGGAAGTCATTTGAAAATATATTGCCAGAATTCCTTGGAGTCATTATGCTGGTAGGAATACTGCTTGCCGTACTCAACCCCCAGGTTATATCTGCTGTTATTGGAGCAGAATCAGGATGGTTTGGTGTTATTCTTGCAGCCTTGGTTGGAGCAGTTACCCTTATTCCAGGGTTTGTGGCATTCCCTACTGCAGCCATGCTTCTTCAAAATGGTGCAGGTTATATGCAGATTGGAGCCTTCGTTTCTACACTTATGATGGTAGGGATTGTTACGGCTCCTGTAGAGATAAAATACTTTGGCAAAAAACTTACAATTGCAAGAAATGTTTTAGCCTTTGTATTTTCTTTCCTGGTAGCATATATAATTGGGAAGGTGGCGGGTGGTATATGA
- a CDS encoding ArsR/SmtB family transcription factor, giving the protein MNKFSDFFKVLSDETRLRILILLYHKKLCVCEMCGITGEPQPKISKHLAKLRDMGFVKDERQEQFIFYDLNLNEQVYKEILEKIVDNINDYPELKSDIEKCKYAEKYLEACRR; this is encoded by the coding sequence ATGAATAAATTTTCTGATTTTTTCAAGGTATTGTCTGATGAAACACGTTTAAGGATACTTATTCTGCTGTATCATAAAAAACTTTGCGTATGTGAGATGTGTGGAATAACAGGAGAGCCGCAGCCCAAAATATCAAAACATCTTGCTAAACTTAGGGATATGGGATTTGTAAAAGATGAAAGGCAGGAACAGTTTATTTTTTATGATTTAAATCTTAATGAGCAGGTGTACAAAGAGATATTGGAGAAAATAGTGGATAATATCAACGATTATCCAGAACTGAAAAGTGATATTGAAAAGTGTAAATATGCTGAAAAGTATCTTGAAGCGTGCAGAAGGTAA
- a CDS encoding permease, producing the protein MNILAMVFGWLNDQLLKMTWLSELVRLLVEKVFRLSVNGRLGGSIHFFIYDTIKIFILLSLLIFVISYIQSYFPPERTKKILGRIRGIKGNILGALLGTITPFCSCSSIPIFIGFTSAGLPLGVTFSFLISSPLVDLASLLLLMSFFGAKIAIAYVVVGLILAVIGGTLIDKLGLEKYVEGYVREIENVDAEVPEMTRNERISYSKEQVKDIIQRVWLYVLIGVGIGAAIHNWIPQSIIENVVGGNNPFAVLLATVVGIPMYADIFGTLPIAEALFAKGVGVGTVLSFMMAVTALSLPSMIMLSKVVKPKLLAIFVSIVSAGIIIIGYLFNAFSYIFV; encoded by the coding sequence ATGAATATATTGGCTATGGTATTCGGTTGGTTAAATGACCAACTATTAAAAATGACATGGCTTTCAGAACTAGTAAGGCTTCTTGTAGAAAAGGTATTCCGCTTGTCCGTTAATGGCAGGCTGGGTGGAAGCATCCACTTCTTTATCTATGATACTATAAAGATTTTTATACTATTATCCCTGCTAATATTTGTTATATCCTATATCCAGAGTTACTTTCCGCCAGAAAGGACAAAGAAGATTCTCGGAAGGATAAGAGGCATTAAAGGGAATATACTTGGGGCATTGCTTGGAACGATAACTCCTTTTTGCAGTTGCTCCAGCATACCGATTTTTATTGGCTTTACATCGGCTGGATTGCCTCTGGGGGTGACCTTTTCGTTCCTGATATCCTCTCCCCTTGTGGATTTGGCATCACTGCTATTGTTAATGTCGTTCTTCGGTGCAAAAATTGCCATAGCCTATGTTGTTGTAGGCTTGATTCTGGCGGTTATCGGAGGAACTTTGATTGACAAGTTAGGCCTTGAAAAATACGTAGAAGGATATGTAAGAGAAATCGAAAATGTTGATGCCGAAGTGCCTGAAATGACTCGTAATGAGAGAATATCCTATTCAAAAGAACAGGTGAAGGATATTATCCAAAGAGTGTGGCTATACGTATTAATCGGTGTTGGAATAGGGGCAGCCATTCATAACTGGATTCCCCAGTCAATCATAGAAAATGTGGTTGGAGGCAATAATCCATTTGCAGTGTTGCTTGCTACTGTAGTGGGCATTCCAATGTATGCTGATATATTCGGCACTCTGCCTATAGCGGAAGCGTTATTTGCAAAGGGCGTAGGCGTGGGGACGGTATTGTCATTTATGATGGCGGTAACAGCCTTGTCGCTGCCTTCCATGATTATGCTGAGCAAGGTAGTAAAGCCTAAACTTTTAGCAATCTTTGTATCCATTGTATCAGCAGGAATTATTATCATTGGATATTTATTTAATGCTTTTTCATATATTTTTGTGTAA
- a CDS encoding arsenate reductase ArsC: protein MKKKVAFVCVHNSCRSQMAEGWAKKLGSDVLEAYSAGTENYPEVKPLAVQVMEEAGVDMSGHHPKLLSDIPAELDILITMGCNVECPYVPCRHREDWGLADPSGGPIEDYRKTRDIIEKKVEDLIQRVKNNQI from the coding sequence ATGAAAAAGAAAGTGGCATTTGTATGCGTACACAACTCTTGCCGCTCTCAAATGGCAGAAGGCTGGGCAAAGAAATTGGGGAGTGATGTATTGGAAGCATATTCCGCAGGAACAGAAAATTACCCTGAAGTAAAACCATTGGCAGTACAGGTAATGGAAGAAGCAGGAGTGGATATGAGTGGCCATCATCCAAAACTATTAAGTGATATTCCAGCAGAATTAGATATCTTAATAACGATGGGATGCAATGTAGAATGCCCTTATGTGCCATGCAGGCACAGGGAAGATTGGGGGCTTGCTGACCCGTCAGGTGGCCCGATAGAGGATTATAGAAAAACAAGAGATATTATCGAAAAGAAAGTAGAGGATTTGATACAGAGGGTAAAAAATAACCAGATTTGA
- a CDS encoding ArsR/SmtB family transcription factor, whose amino-acid sequence MDLIEIFKALGDENRIRILNLLIRQELCVCEIETLLDMTQSNASRHLNKLKSAGVITSEKKSQWVYYRVDNKFIEENNLLYEFIKDKMDENTQLLKDVERLKKYKNSNFTCEQLREDKSQVLKYLQGHCEKTKNEN is encoded by the coding sequence TTGGATTTGATAGAAATATTTAAAGCATTGGGAGATGAAAACAGAATTAGAATACTCAATTTATTAATAAGGCAGGAACTATGTGTATGCGAGATAGAAACATTGCTGGATATGACGCAGTCCAATGCTTCAAGACATCTAAACAAATTAAAAAGCGCGGGTGTTATAACCAGTGAAAAGAAATCTCAATGGGTCTATTATAGAGTAGATAACAAGTTTATTGAAGAAAATAACCTGCTGTATGAATTTATTAAGGACAAGATGGATGAAAATACGCAATTGCTAAAAGATGTAGAAAGACTTAAAAAATATAAAAACAGTAACTTTACTTGTGAGCAACTGCGGGAAGATAAAAGTCAGGTTCTAAAGTATCTTCAAGGGCATTGTGAAAAGACGAAAAATGAAAATTAA
- a CDS encoding permease, with the protein MKFIKRYKFFLITIGIIGIITLINRSIGLKAISVAGYSFKEMALVIPPVFILLGLLDVWVPRETMVKYMGEGSGIKGVILSIILGSAAAGPLYGAFPVAAVFMKKGAKFSNILIFIGAWSTTKIPMFLFEISALGARFAVTRLVVDIPGIILIAYILSQLIPKEEIREIYRKVENM; encoded by the coding sequence ATGAAGTTTATAAAAAGATACAAATTTTTTCTAATTACTATAGGTATTATAGGGATTATTACTTTAATAAATAGAAGCATCGGGCTAAAAGCCATTAGTGTTGCAGGGTATAGTTTTAAGGAAATGGCTCTTGTCATCCCTCCTGTATTTATTCTTTTAGGATTACTGGATGTATGGGTTCCGAGAGAAACGATGGTGAAATACATGGGAGAAGGTTCAGGGATAAAAGGCGTAATCCTGTCCATCATTTTAGGCTCTGCAGCAGCAGGCCCTCTTTATGGGGCATTCCCAGTGGCGGCAGTTTTTATGAAAAAAGGTGCAAAATTCAGCAATATACTGATATTCATTGGAGCATGGTCCACTACAAAGATACCAATGTTTTTATTTGAAATATCAGCATTGGGTGCTAGATTTGCTGTAACAAGACTGGTGGTTGATATTCCTGGAATAATTCTTATAGCCTATATACTGTCCCAATTAATCCCAAAAGAAGAGATAAGGGAAATATATCGGAAAGTTGAAAATATGTGA
- a CDS encoding 4Fe-4S dicluster domain-containing protein, with protein MSKNWYPVINYENCIECGACFNKCSHGVYKKEGERPVVVYPEGCVEGCRGCQNLCPSGAIEYVGDTGEKGNCSCGCCSC; from the coding sequence ATGTCAAAGAACTGGTATCCAGTAATTAACTATGAAAATTGTATTGAGTGCGGGGCATGTTTTAACAAGTGCTCACACGGGGTTTATAAGAAAGAAGGTGAAAGGCCTGTGGTAGTATATCCCGAAGGCTGTGTTGAAGGATGCAGAGGATGTCAAAACCTATGTCCTTCAGGTGCAATAGAGTACGTTGGCGACACAGGTGAAAAGGGGAATTGCAGTTGCGGATGCTGCAGTTGCTAA
- the arsB gene encoding ACR3 family arsenite efflux transporter, whose product MSSKEIIQENKGLGFFEKYLTLWVAACIIAGVAIGQLIPAIPETLSKFEYANVSIPVAILIWLMIYPMMLKIDFSSIVRATKKPKGLIVTCTTNWLIKPFTMYLIAAFFLKVVFSRWIDSDLATDYLAGAVLLGAAPCTAMVFVWSYLTKGDPAYTLVQVAVNDLIILFAFTPIVAFLLGVSNVSVPYDTLVLSTILFVVIPLAGGYLTRRNIIKHKGIEYFENVFLKKFDNVTIVGLLLTLVIIFSFQGEIILSNPLHIILIAVPLIIQTFFIFFIAYGWAKIWKLPHDIAAPAGMIGASNFFELAVAVAISLFGLDSGAALATVVGVLVEVPVMLTLVRIANNTRHWFKQTDERGI is encoded by the coding sequence TTGAGTAGTAAAGAAATAATACAGGAAAACAAGGGATTGGGTTTTTTCGAAAAATATTTAACATTGTGGGTAGCAGCGTGCATTATAGCAGGAGTTGCAATAGGACAGTTAATTCCTGCAATCCCTGAAACTTTGAGCAAATTTGAATATGCAAATGTATCCATTCCTGTTGCTATTCTTATATGGCTCATGATATACCCAATGATGCTGAAAATTGATTTTTCAAGCATTGTCAGGGCAACAAAAAAACCGAAGGGACTTATAGTAACTTGTACAACAAACTGGCTTATCAAGCCTTTTACAATGTATCTTATAGCAGCGTTTTTCCTAAAAGTGGTATTCAGCAGGTGGATTGATTCGGATTTGGCAACAGACTATCTTGCAGGTGCAGTATTATTAGGAGCCGCACCATGTACCGCTATGGTGTTCGTATGGAGTTATCTGACAAAAGGCGACCCCGCTTATACATTAGTTCAGGTGGCAGTTAATGACCTGATTATATTGTTTGCATTTACACCAATTGTAGCATTCCTGTTAGGTGTAAGTAATGTAAGTGTTCCTTATGACACGCTGGTATTATCAACAATTCTGTTTGTTGTTATTCCATTGGCAGGAGGGTACCTTACCAGAAGAAACATCATCAAACATAAGGGTATAGAGTATTTCGAGAACGTTTTTCTCAAGAAATTTGATAATGTAACTATCGTAGGTCTGCTTCTTACTTTAGTAATTATTTTCTCTTTCCAGGGTGAAATAATTTTAAGCAATCCTCTGCATATTATATTAATTGCGGTACCATTAATTATTCAGACGTTCTTTATATTCTTCATCGCATATGGGTGGGCAAAGATATGGAAACTTCCCCATGATATAGCAGCCCCTGCAGGAATGATTGGAGCAAGCAACTTCTTTGAACTTGCTGTTGCAGTGGCTATTTCACTCTTTGGTCTGGACTCTGGAGCCGCCCTTGCAACAGTTGTGGGAGTACTGGTTGAAGTTCCAGTAATGCTTACACTTGTAAGGATTGCCAACAACACAAGGCACTGGTTTAAACAAACTGATGAAAGGGGAATATAA
- a CDS encoding DUF190 domain-containing protein has product MKVEGKGKLLKIFIGESDQWHGEPLYHAIIKKIKENGLAGATIIRGIEGFGANSRIHSTRVLRLSEDLPIVIEVIDKEERINAIIKVLDDMITEGLMIVIQDVEIIKYAKSKDTK; this is encoded by the coding sequence ATGAAAGTTGAGGGAAAAGGAAAACTTCTGAAAATATTTATTGGAGAGTCAGACCAATGGCATGGTGAACCTCTATACCATGCTATCATTAAAAAGATTAAAGAAAATGGCCTTGCAGGTGCTACTATAATACGTGGAATTGAAGGCTTTGGCGCAAATAGCCGAATCCATAGTACAAGAGTTTTAAGACTATCTGAAGATTTGCCAATCGTAATCGAAGTAATAGATAAGGAAGAAAGAATTAACGCTATTATTAAAGTATTGGATGATATGATAACGGAAGGGCTCATGATAGTTATACAGGATGTAGAAATAATTAAATATGCAAAATCAAAGGATACGAAATAA
- a CDS encoding 4Fe-4S binding protein translates to MRPVILKEKCPAQANICKAIIACPNHAISYVEDDDEPLGGRIEIDHAKCTGCGTCAKECCGMAIIME, encoded by the coding sequence GTGAGACCAGTTATTTTAAAGGAGAAATGTCCTGCACAGGCAAATATCTGCAAAGCGATAATTGCATGTCCTAATCATGCAATAAGTTATGTCGAGGATGATGATGAGCCTTTAGGTGGCAGAATTGAAATTGACCATGCAAAATGTACAGGATGTGGAACCTGTGCTAAAGAATGTTGTGGTATGGCAATAATAATGGAATA
- a CDS encoding GGGtGRT protein, which translates to MALFEGFERRIKQVNSVLNKYNIGSLEDAKKICDDKGIDVYNIVKSIQPICFENACWAYITGAAIAIAKGCTNASDAAKNIGEGLQAFCIPGSVADERKVGLGHGNLGAMLLKEETKCFAFLAGHESFAAAEGAIGIAKSANKVRKEPLRVILNGLGKDAAQIISRINGFTYVQTVFDYYTGKLEVVKEIPYSKGERSKVKCYGADDVREGVAIMHHEGVDISITGNSTNPTRFQHPVAGTYKKECYESGKKYFSVASGGGTGRTLHPDNMAAGPASYGMTDTMGRMHSDAQFAGSSSVPAHVEMMGFIGMGNNPMVGATVAVAVAIEEAIKNK; encoded by the coding sequence ATGGCATTATTTGAAGGTTTTGAAAGAAGGATTAAACAAGTTAATTCCGTTTTAAATAAATATAATATAGGCTCGTTGGAAGATGCAAAAAAGATTTGTGATGATAAGGGAATTGATGTTTATAATATTGTAAAATCGATTCAGCCCATATGCTTTGAGAATGCTTGCTGGGCATATATTACTGGAGCAGCAATCGCCATTGCGAAAGGATGTACAAATGCATCCGATGCTGCTAAAAATATAGGGGAAGGACTTCAGGCATTCTGTATTCCTGGTTCAGTGGCAGATGAAAGAAAAGTCGGATTAGGACATGGCAATCTTGGTGCTATGCTGTTAAAAGAAGAAACAAAATGTTTTGCTTTTCTTGCAGGGCATGAATCTTTTGCAGCGGCTGAGGGTGCAATTGGAATAGCAAAATCGGCAAATAAAGTGAGAAAAGAGCCGTTAAGGGTTATACTAAATGGTCTTGGTAAAGATGCAGCCCAGATTATATCAAGAATTAATGGCTTTACATATGTGCAAACTGTTTTTGATTATTATACTGGAAAACTTGAGGTAGTAAAAGAAATACCATACTCAAAGGGTGAACGCTCAAAAGTAAAATGCTATGGTGCAGATGATGTAAGAGAAGGGGTAGCCATTATGCACCATGAAGGTGTAGATATATCGATTACAGGAAATTCGACAAATCCAACGAGGTTCCAGCATCCAGTAGCAGGGACTTACAAGAAAGAATGTTATGAATCAGGTAAAAAATACTTTTCGGTTGCATCAGGAGGAGGTACAGGAAGAACCCTGCACCCGGACAATATGGCGGCAGGGCCAGCATCATATGGTATGACGGATACAATGGGAAGAATGCATTCGGATGCTCAATTTGCGGGCTCTTCCTCTGTACCTGCCCATGTAGAAATGATGGGGTTTATTGGAATGGGCAATAATCCTATGGTAGGAGCCACTGTTGCAGTGGCAGTTGCTATTGAAGAAGCAATTAAAAACAAATAG
- the crcB gene encoding fluoride efflux transporter CrcB, whose protein sequence is MFRILIVGVGGFIGASLRYIISGLSIRVFGDSFPYGTLLVNILGGLLIGFIMEASVSLWPVSPNIRIFLTTGLLGGLTTFSTFSYETISMLSDGSYLMGGINAGLNLFLSLFCAWLGKFLAQVM, encoded by the coding sequence TTGTTTCGCATTTTAATTGTAGGTGTTGGAGGCTTTATAGGAGCCTCGTTAAGGTATATAATCTCGGGCTTGAGTATTAGAGTTTTTGGTGATTCATTTCCGTATGGGACACTTTTGGTAAATATTTTAGGAGGACTTTTAATAGGATTTATAATGGAAGCAAGTGTTAGTTTATGGCCAGTTTCTCCAAATATAAGAATATTTTTAACAACTGGTCTTCTTGGAGGACTTACTACTTTTTCCACGTTCAGTTATGAAACGATAAGCATGCTAAGTGATGGAAGTTATTTGATGGGAGGTATAAATGCTGGCTTAAACCTGTTTCTAAGTTTATTTTGTGCATGGCTGGGTAAGTTTTTAGCACAAGTTATGTAG